CCATAATTCGTTCTACTTGTGTATAGTAGCTTGGCCATTCTTAATGCattgattatttatattatctttacctcattataaaattttattattttctcatTATTAGACATTTATTTAACCCAATCTATGatatttgactattaaaaaggaataaataacatgcaaattaaaagaaaacaaaccaacatatgaaattaaattttaacaagAAGATCTTCTTGTTTTGAATTGATCAACTATGAATAACTTAGGTTATTTTACGTATCTCTTTGTGGTATTTTACTGACTAGGATAAAACAGATTTGTCCAagataataattacaaatttttctcgtcattcaaaatttttttgtgaaaattatatttattattcgtGATATTGAGATGGACGTAGTGCGACGTGATATGGGATACTAAACATACGTACGATTGTATatccattaactaataattatatacatgcccaatttttgtttttaaagaaagaaagaaagaaagaaagaaatttttaaaaaaaaaagtcggtCAGAGATGCATTGCGACAGCTTGCATGTTGGGGCAAAGTTTGTAATGGCATTTTCGTATGGCaatttaatgaaaataataatgatttttgGAGGTTAATTATTCCGCATGTTATAAGACAAAAATGCAATTCGATCGGTGTCCCTTTCAATACTAATGAGATATATGTAACGTAACCAAGCCTAACATTTAATTCTCTCCATTTAAAGTCATATGATTCTATCATTCTTGCTTTCCtgggtttttctttttaaaaatttgaatctCAAGTTTAATCCTGACTATCATTGCTCTTTGTCTTAGAGACGAATTCAATAGCAAAATTATAAGATCTGTCTCAACTTGCATATATATCTCCAAATGTTTGTACactaacttttaaaataatactaaatttataGCTCTTTAtttggtggttttttttttttttttataagtttgaatcTCAAACTTAATGACTCTTCATTGCTCTTTCCCtaaatatgtttttcttttcattgtttaatttattgggaaaatggtcaaatatgaCTTTGAAGCCTTACTATGTACAATATTCAATTTATGTTTCTCATCACTACtacaaaagttataattagagtaaatatgtaattttattttcttatagttGTATAAAAGCGATAAGTTTGTatgatattatattaaatttgtcCCTTCGGGCCTTCAGAGCACAATTGTTTTATACTTGCTGACTAccatgagaaaaaaaaaatgataaacaaaCTCCGAAAAAGATAATCGAGTGAAAATAACATAATTCTGGTATATCTCAATTGAGCTATTTGCACAAGATTTTTCTAATGCGATTTAAATATACTCTTATCTCTTAATAAAATCTCAAGTTGACCATTATATGCCTATATTTGCTGGGGAtcattattgtattttaatttgggAAAGACTATTATTGTAAACTGGTTGGCTTAATAAAGTATGATAAGGATATATCGACGCTTTATAAAATGATGTAAGTTGATATCtcttaccaaatattttaataaaccTAACTTATTACTTGCTAGTAGCTAGCACCTAGGAGAGTTGTAGACACTGAAATTACATAAATCACctcatacataatatatattaaagttccCTCAAGATTAGGATAATCTCCCTCAattgacattaaaaaaataagtttataagcTTAGTTTTATTAGCCGCTGCACAGTACAAGGTTTGAATCTTACATTCTTATCAACTATCAAGAATAAAGGTATGAATTTAACTTTGTTGTGGGTATTAGTGTACAAACATTTGGAATCTGTCGGTCAGTTTAACCACATCCCGTAATTTATCTTTTCAATCATGCAGATCAGTCTCCCAAGCATGAGTGTAATCTAAATAAACATATGAAGAGATGTGTTTATATCCTTCttcaaaatattatacaaaACGAAAATTAAAATGTGAATCTCCTGTACCTATAATGTTACCGGAGTACttatattaatatgtttttgTAGATATATAATAGATGTTGGTCAATTATAAAAGAAGAGTTTAAAAGTATATATGAGATACATTGATAACGACACCTATCACTAGTTTAATATCAAATTTGgtgcaaataattttttaaaatatatttttgcatTTTGAATTGAATGGCAACACTTGCAAGAAACCTTTAAACACATGTAGGGCATATGTTGTACACAGATATTCTATATCATAATACATTCACACCAATACAGTATTATATTAACCGtaacatataaataatactGAAAAATTCTAAGGTGTCAATTGCATACATGACTCGTATACATATTCAGTATCACACCAAAGTGAATGACGAAGAATTTAACTAAGTTGCATTAGATACAAAGTTAGCATTATTCTCACACTTTTTGACTTCGATTTTGTATAAGAGGCACAGTGCAACAGACACCGTAACCATACTCAAATAATactaagggtccgtttggaaagcaagaaaatgacttctggaaaatgagtcattttctgaaaaatagtttcatttccagtgttttgatgcattatggaaaactgtTTATGtatgtttgattcattttctgaaaaatggatagaattgtataattaaacattgtaattattttatttaaaatataaaaaattataataatattaaaataatgttatttattaaaaaatagaattaaaaaataaaacgtAGAACCAGTACAGGTTTCCGGCGTTTTctccacctccttggtccacgaccatgggtgatatggcttggttttggccGAGAACATGCGAAACGGCCATTTTGGCgattccagaaaatgacttacggaaaaaaatttcgtaagtcattttccggaaaaaatgaattgattttccttggtcaatgaaaaatatttttcgttgaccacattttccggacgttaccaaacaccgaaaactcgaaaaacattttccggaagccattttacgggttaccaaacacaccctaagtattgcatttacatacacaataatttcatcCAAATTCAAGCTACAATTACATGTTAGGGTCGTAGTGTTCCGATTTAACACTAATtatctaataattttttttatgagttgCTAATGAATATGAAAAATAGTGGGATTATATGGGACGGTACTAGATTTACAAATAAATACTCCGACATGTACAATGTGAAGTTTAATGAATTATGAGCGGACCATGATCTATCATCACCACGACACAGAGCGGGGGCAGTTTATCGAAGGTACAAATGATCGATGGGACAAAATGTTTGGTAAGCATGGTCATCACTCATGAATGATGAATGTGGTGTGGGGAGGGTTATTTTCGTCATTATTGTGAAATATCATTGAATGATTCAGGTACGTTATCTTCGTCCTTTGGACTAAAATTCTGCTgtgtgaattgaattgaagtttctttaatttgtcaTATGGGAGAAGAAATCAGAACCAGCATATAATTTTATAggataaaaaaatagaagaatgaAAATTCTCATTTAATGTTTTTGGGTATATATACGCGCGTATATACCAATTTCAGACCTTATTCTACACTGGTATTGTGCCGACCGATTTGGAAGGTTGGGAGTGGATTATATTCTACTCGAAGAGACAATTAGCTCGTGAAACGTATACTCAGTCGTCATACCTATCTAATTTCATATTAGTGCCAACATGTGGTTCGATCGACTTGACTAGCGAGTGACACAAACCACTTGTTAGCTAGAATTCGGGCATATGTGTGTGCTCCCTCCCCAAAGTATAAAAACTAGCTTAGCTTGCTCCACGATAAAAGGAGATTAGACTTTTGATCTACAAAACTGATCGTTAGTACTTTCCGGAGTTTCCGGCCATCGAGAATATCCCAACCTTTGATACTCTTGAAAAATCTTGCTCACTCAAGATTTAATCTATAAATTCACAATTAAATACTCAAACCTAACATTATGATATCAAATAATTAACATCATTAAATGTTTTATCTCGGGACATAACTCAATGATTTGACAAATCTACGTTAATAGGTCGGGTTTTTTCATTGGGTGTAGAATTCAATTCATAATGCAAGGGAAGGGTATGGAATTGGCCATAAACCACTGGACGATTGAGACACATTCAATAATTTACCACATTCCCTCATATATCAAGGATGCATGGGATTGGCTTGGGACCTATAGACAATTGAGACATATCCTAAAATCTATAGATGGTTGAGTTTCGACAATTTGCCTCATCGCCTCATCTATTGAGGATGTATAAAATTGGTCGAGAATCAGTATCTTGCACTTTATCTCATGAGCCACGATTGATTTACTTTATTTCATTCTCTATTGAGGAGGTGTGGATCGGAATTAGTACGGAACTTATAGATGGGCTAGACATAACTCAATAATTTACCTCCTCTCCTCTTAGGACGTACATATAGCTTAGTACATATAAATGGTTTACCTTATAGATGGACTAGATCAGACATATCTTAGTAATTTACCTCCTTTAATTTTCTCCCGGAGACATACATATAACCTAGTACATATAAATAGTTTATTGACCAAATCTTTTTCTACAAAGTATGAAATTAATAAGAACGTACTTATAAATGATCTAGATACAACTCATAATTTATCTTCTCTCTTCCAAATTAAAGACTTATAAGTGATTTACCACCGAAAGACATGGTAATTTACCTCCTTCATTAAAGCATTTAACTACCTCTCAATCGGGATTGTGGttctattttaaaatagaaatatcccggttaaaataaaaataagaaaggaGGTGCGCAAGAGCAATAGCGacctcttctctctctctctctgtcatCCCCAtactccctctctctctctctctctagctGCTCATCAAAGAACTGAAGAGAGATGAAAGATTATAATAACTTCACAGATTTTCACCTGTACACTTGAGATGTTACACTCCGTATACATATACCCACTCCTTTGTTGTTAGTTTGGATGATTTAATTTCACTTTCCCAGAAGGCGATTGCAGAGAAAGCTATTAGCACCTCACTGCAAATACCAACAAAAGAGTGAGAAAAGGAGAGAGACAGACAGAGAGAGGACAGGCtcagaaagagaaagaaaaaaagaaaaattcttgAGGAGAGGAGAAAGCGATGTCTGAGACCCTTTTACAGCCTGAAACTCTCAATTAAGAGGTAATATTGTGTGGTGTGTTAtattgaaaaaaagaaaaaagaaattctgAAATCTTTTTTTCCGAATTTGACAGTCTTTTGTTTGATGCTTTCTCTTGTATCTATGTTAGCCGGGGGGgaaatattgattattattattttattgttgttttttgaGATAATTACAGCGCAGCCATGGATGTGGTACAGTGGAGTTCAACAACTCTTGCTTACTAGGAAAGGCTTAGGTTGTTTGGATTTGTTGGGTTAAGGTATATATCTTTCTACCTATCTATGTCCCAagattatcatcatcatcctgGATTGTTCAGTTTCTCCAACGGCTTCGAGAGATCTCCGGCGGAATCTCTGCAGCAACATCATCACGTTGTGCAGCAGATCCGGCGGGATAAgttgccgccgccgccggagaTTGAAGAAGATGAGCAGCTCGCCGGAGGTAATGAAACGTCGGGGATGTTGTCGGAGATGTTTAATTTCCAGCACGGAACGGCGAGGGAGTTGCTGGAGAGTCAGATTTCGCAGgggtttcatcatcatcatgggCAGCAGCAATCGCAGCAGCAGATGGCGGCGGCCATGCAGCTTTTCCTCATGAATCCGTCGCAGGCGCGGTCGCCGTCGCCGTCTCCGccggccgccgccgccgcgacGCTTCACATGTCGTCGGTTCCGAATCCCTCGCCCACGTCGACTCTCCAAGGGTTTCACACCCCAACCGGGGGGCATTTTAGTCAATTCGCGTGGGGGAACGGAGGACCGCCTAATGCGGTGGCCGGTGAGGGGCAAGGCCTATCGTTATCGCTGTCGTCATCCTTACAACGCCTAGACGCCGCCAAGGCCGGCGAGGAGTTCCGGATCTCCGGCGACCCCGCCGGAATGCTATTTTTCAGCCAGGGAATGGCCTCCGCTCCCTCGGAATATCCATGCAAAAACAACCAGCACTTAACCGCAACGGCCTCCGGCGGAGGAGTAGTAACCATGGATCACCATCACATCGGGTTCGGATCCTCCATCGGAGTAATCAACGGATTACGCCATTCCAAATACGCAAAACCCGCGCAAGAATTATTGGATGAATTCTGCAGCGTCGTCGTTACTGGCCACCATCAATTCAACAAGAACAAACCCGCCGGCCTAAACCCTAATTCCAACCCTACAAGCAGCGACGCCGTTGACGGCGGCGACGCCCCAAACAACAACTCATCGTCTTCCTCCAAACCCACCCCGCCGCCGTTGTCCACCGCCGACCGAATCGAACACCAGCGGAGGAAAGTCAAACTTCTCTCTATGCTTGATGAGGCAAGCAACCTCTCCCCCTAttaaattcttcaattttttgtcAATCTCACCAAAACCCACACGTCATTAACTTATAATTAATGTTTActtaataatcataaaattcCACAATTTAACTCTCAACCCGCAGTTAACTCTGAACAACCTAAGCTGATGACTTACTGCAGATTTTATTTGTCGTCTAaaaaatatggagtaataattaATGTTTGCATGTACTATTGGGTGGAGCGCTTAGATTATATTAAGGTACTAATCAaacagtaattaattaattgccaCTTGGGAAGAAGATGTTCTTGTTTTCTTCAGATTAGGAAGAAGTAGCTAGTACGTGGTCGTAAGTCCTAAATCCTAATTATATACTAATTAACCATGTTAGATGTACGTACACAGTAAAAGTCACATTTTTCTGGATTTCTGCTAAGTTTAATGTCTTCTAAGTCAGTACTCATAATTGAATCATTAAAGATTTCTGGGCTTTATCTTTTCTGTctttcttttcactttttaaacttttttataattcaagTATATTATGGCAGTTGAAACCTCAAATCATCAGCTACTACATAGGACTAGTTTTTCCAACAatttatgtaatataatattattctcgATTAATTCAGTCGAGTTTCaattttcttaataatttaGGCAATATAATATTGTTATGATGTTATTACTAAAGAGAATTTCTGGAGTTTCAATTTCTTAATAATTCGTtagagtttttatttttctgacAATTTAAGTAATATAATGTTGTTCTGATGTTACTAGAGAGACGAATTTAGTGGAGTTTTAATCTTTTTCTGATAATTTAGGTAACATAATGTTGTTTTAATGTAATTACGGAGACTAATCCAATTGAATTTGGGTATattgatgatgatatatataggTTGACCGGAGATACAACCGATACTGCGAGCAAATGCAGATGGTGGTGAATTCGTTCGATCTGGTGATGGGGTTCGGGGCGGCGGCGCCGTACACGGTGCAGGCGCAGAAGGCGATGTCGCGGCACTTCCGGTGCCTGAAGGACGCGGTGGCGGCGCAGCTGAAGCACAGCTGCGAGATGCTGGGGGAGAAAGACGGCGGCGCGTCGGGGCTGACGAAAGGGGAGACGCCGCGGCTGAAGATGCTGGAACAAAGCCTGAGACAGCAGCGGGCGTTCCACCAAATGGGGATGATGGAGCCGGAGGCCTGGAGACCGCAGCGAGGCTTGCCGGAACGATCAGTCAACGCTTTGCGCGCTTGGCTTTTCGAGCATTTTCTCCACCCGTACGTTTCCCTCATATCTATCTTTCTTGATTTTCCGGTCGCCTTTAATCATAAACAAGAAAAGCTAATTCAACCGACCAACCACCCATtactagcatatatatatattactctctgtcccattttacctgtcatgtttattatttattggtcaaagcAACTCTTTCTTCGTtgcttatttttgtttaataatttgtaattatttttaaaattgattttttgtgtttaatagaacttttaatgtagtttctaaatatataaattttatatactaatactaaacttaatattatgaaaatttgaattaaaaataacttcagtcaagcctcgttaaccgaatcagacaaacaaaataggAAGGATGTAGTATTAAGGAATGAACATTGGAATCAACATTGTTTAACGTACGCAATACTTTAACAAATTCAAGATTTTAGCTTGGCAACTGGGAAAATCTGTAGCCATTACATACTAAAAAGTGTGTACTTAATAAATTTTATCTGTAATCCAAAAATTATCACAAAGAAATAAACGAATCTAGATTACTAAAGCTGACTTTCTCAGATTAAGAAAACTAATAAATTGTTTAATCTATTCACAAAAAATTGGACTTAAAGCTTTGTGTTTACTAAACTAACTAAATAACTAACTTGACTAGGCGAAAACTTTAGCTTTTAGTCttatatatggagtatatagGACTGTGACGGCACCTGAAAAGCTAAAACAAAAAAGGGAAATGTCAATGCCCAGTAGGGATGTATAAAGATAGGTAGGTGCGGTGCTTGAAATGTATATTGGTCTGATGATGCCATTTTTCTGGGTTTATTCTCTCAGGTATCCAAGCGATGCAGATAAGCACATGCTGGCTCGACAGACTGGTCTCTCCAGGAGCCAGGTTTTTCATTTCTCCCTCACCATTTCCATTTATTCTTGAATCTTTAttagttttcacttttcatacATATTTAGAGGGTATTTGGGTGGGATGAAGGAATTAGGAGgtaaaagaattgcaattcggtgggaTTAGagtatgaattcaaattacattatttgataggaAAGAATAGAATTATTGTGAATAGAAAGGaaagaagtgatataaagacgactaaaatgtccttgtgtaataataataacaataataataaccaagggtaGTAATGTCattgcatcattttttttttcatttgccacacccattgaattgcaattcataggatACATGAACTACAATTCAataaaatgagggaattgcaattcagtggaattacaattctttccaACAAAACACTGTAGTTTCGGATGTCAAAGAATTATGTTGTAAATGAataactacatccaaccaaataaCCCATGCAATACTAGATTTTAATTCACCCTAAATGCATATGATCTTGTTGAGATCAGGTCCACCTCGAAACGTTAGGTAAAAAGCAAAGTTCTAGCATATGTATTCAGCTGAGTTATTATGATTTAcatctttttaaatattatgtCGGATTAGGGCGTGGAGGACCATTGGTGTTAGAAATTCAACcttttttaaaagaagaaatGAGTTTGTAATGGTTTTATTTATAGACTCAATCGTACTTTGCCTACACGTGACATAAATTGCGTGTTATGTGTGTACTGTGTACATTAAGCCATAAATGTATGCACACTAATTAGCAATGTTTTTTGGGCGATGGGTGAGATAATTAAGGGCTGGAGGGTAATATTTTCGACTAGTGTTAGTATAATAGTTTTCTTGATTTCCCATGCAATTTACATGTGGTTAAGGTAGTGGATCTTTAGATGCTCTAAATAGTCGATCAGATAGATTATTTCTAGCCTCATCAAGGTAGTGGATGGATTTATGCGGAAACAGATAGCTTAGTTAATTTCTAGGTAGTATGTAGATTGTGGCTGGGTAAGGACACAGAATTGTGGTGGGCTCTTAGTGAACACCAGACATTGGTCTTCTACATCAGTTAAGGTAGTGGATCTTTAGATGCCCTAAATAATGGTCGATCAGAAAACTATTTCTAGCCTCACCAAGGTAGTGGATCAGCGGATGGATTTCTGCTGGCACGCATAACTTAGTTGATTTCTGGGTATAATATGTAGATTGTGATTAGGCAAGGACCCAGAATTGAGTTACACCTAATGTGGTGGGCTTCTTGTGAGTATCACATCAGTTAATGGACCACTGAGTAACAAGGGTGTAGTGGGGATTGTGGGTAAGGTATTGGGTCTCTAGAGATTAAACAAAAGCTAGGGTAGAGCAGCTTTCCTTGATACGATCTGCCAGAATACTCATCTCAGCAAAATTGAATGGAatggatttcttcttcttcttcttctctcagACATTGGATTCTTGTCCTGAaacatgcattatatatattgcatgtATGAGACATAAATTCTGGAACAGTATATGTTGTATACATTGTCTAGGAAATTAAACCGGAAAACTACTGTGTAGCGGTAGATGCATGCATGTCTCATCGTCACAGTACAGCTCTGAATCTTAAATACTCATATATCCTCTTGTCCCCACCTCGTCCAACATAAAGCTTAGTCCGATCGAAATTAAACCCATGAACAAGGACACAATTTAAGACCACATCAATTTAAGCTACACAATTTGTTGATGAAAAGATGCATGcttattatgaatataaatgcaCAGTAGATTTCATGCATGTTCCTGCTGGCTACTCTATACACTGTTCCTTTCACCAGTTTATCTGTGTAGGAAAGTAATGAATTTGAACTAGTCAGaatagtatatatgtattacaGTAAGATAAACATTTAAAGTGATTGATGGTGAGATTAATCATTAGTTAAATTATCCCTCTAATTTAAAATTCTTGTGGTTGAGACGATGGATAGAATACAATTTACCCTCATGTGTATTTAGTTTTCGGGGAAACTAATTATGGTACTAAAAATTAAGGATGTAGGTATAAAATATTGAAGTTGAACTAGTTAGAGTAGTATGGCATGCCATGGATGTGTGTAGGAAAGTATTGATGAAATCGAACTGGTTAAAGTGATGATGGTGATATCTACTGGTCACCTCTCTAATTTAAAATTCTAGTAGTACTGAAAGTGTTTAACCCTAAAGTGAAGTTTGTACCTtgaaatacaaaaaaattatgGTCTAACAAACGTATTAAGGGGtatctaaaaaaatattgaaattgaaCTGGTTAGAAAACACTAAAATCGTTAAGAcgataataatgaaatttatcaTTCACATTAAACTATTAAATTACTAGGGAGTATTTAAAATTCTAATAAGTAAATTGGTGGATTGTTTCAAACACTTTTTGGAATGTAGCAcaccaataaattgatttaatttgtttgttggtAGGTGTATAGTGCATTTGTCATACTATACATTGATGAGTAAGACAGTAACATCATTAAATTCCCCTAACTCAGTTTGTCTCTGAGCTCTGATGACTTATATGCAGCACTGCATCTTATTATCATCTTGGGATATAAtaagtaattatttaaaatattttgtgtgtgtgttttatttCAGGTTTCAAATTGGTTCATTAATGCCAGGGTCCGGCTGTGGAAACCCATGGTGGAAGAGATGTACCAACAAGAAGTTAAAGTAGGCGATGATGACAGTGAAAACATTATGGACAGTGGAGACGATGACACCGTGGCACAAACACCAACGCCTAACGCCGTCTGTAATTCGCCCACCACCACCGTCACCACCACACCGCCACCGTCAGTGACTGCCACGTCTGCCGATGCAGTGGTGGCAGCTGCAGCAGGCAAAAGATCCGAAATCAACGCTGCCCACGAAAGCGACTCTTCACAACTCGCAATCAATACCCAATACACGTGTCACCGCCGTGGGACGGCGGattccggcggcggcggcaatGTGTCGCTCACGCTGGGGCTGCGCCACGCCGGAAATTTGCCCGACCAGAATCATTTTTTTGGTTAGGCATGCCATGCCGGGGGTTGCAGATTACTATGTTGTTTTTTTGTTGCCTAAAGATACCACTACAGCCGATAGTCAAAAGATTAATCCTTCGTCGCAACGTTCAGCACACTAAGTGGGTCAAATGGTTTATTACTATGTTGTTATTATCACACGAAAAGCACACACGTATTCGGAGAATCATATGGTTTCCATGTTTAtgtcttttgtttaaattttttatttcatctagacatccaattaattaattaatatatacatagtCAAATGTCACCAATGGTAGCGTTATGCTAGCATGAAATGTGAGACTCCCTGCAACTGTATAGCCTTATTAGTACATTTTTCacatcattttaatttcttgatttcTTGTCTACTTATTTACATACTTCTTGTGGTTTGAATGCACTGATCATTCAACTATCCTTACAACTATCGTGTATAAactctatatatacacacacaaaagtataattaaccCTAAGGGTAGAATAGCAAATCACGGTGATATAAAAGTGCGAAAGTGTAAAAAGTTTACTCAATTCTAAAAGTACATTTTGTGATATgtaaaaattgtacttttagaCGTTTTTACAATTTTGTGGAATGCACTTTTAGCAATAGTCCtcactcttttttcttttttgttttttttttcattttttaaaacctAAATCATTGtttctcaacaaaaaaaaaaaacctaaatcaTTGTTCTCACctaatttttgtgtgtgtgtattatgatGAGGATTACAACAATCATTTGATTCATTTATAAGATAGGGTGAAATTTAGATACTTTCAAATGAGAATAAGTCATCATAAAACTACTCTTAAGCATGAAGTTTTTTATACGAAATTAGTATATTCTTTAATGCACATTGTAGTTTTACGATGTATGTGCACTTTTAACATATCTTGCATCAATCTTCACTTTTTACCAGAATCATTGTTCCCGCCTAATTGTGTGTGCGCACATTATGATGATGAGGAACACAACAAGCTTTTATATGATGAGATGAAATTTACATACTTTTGATGATAATAAAGTCATGAGCTCTTAAGGATATGATGAAACCTTTAATACGGGGTTAAGATATTCTTTAAAGTCATAAGCTCTTAAAGATGAAACCGTTGATACGAGGTTAAGATATTCTTTAAAGTCATAAACTCTTAAGCATGAAGTCTTTCTACAGTCTCTTATCAAAGAGATGCCAGCTACTTCTAGATACATATTATATTAGGACTTGTGAAACCATATCAATATGTAAATCACTACTAAATCATTTATTAAAATTAGT
This portion of the Ipomoea triloba cultivar NCNSP0323 chromosome 5, ASM357664v1 genome encodes:
- the LOC116019982 gene encoding BEL1-like homeodomain protein 2 — encoded protein: MSQDYHHHPGLFSFSNGFERSPAESLQQHHHVVQQIRRDKLPPPPEIEEDEQLAGGNETSGMLSEMFNFQHGTARELLESQISQGFHHHHGQQQSQQQMAAAMQLFLMNPSQARSPSPSPPAAAAATLHMSSVPNPSPTSTLQGFHTPTGGHFSQFAWGNGGPPNAVAGEGQGLSLSLSSSLQRLDAAKAGEEFRISGDPAGMLFFSQGMASAPSEYPCKNNQHLTATASGGGVVTMDHHHIGFGSSIGVINGLRHSKYAKPAQELLDEFCSVVVTGHHQFNKNKPAGLNPNSNPTSSDAVDGGDAPNNNSSSSSKPTPPPLSTADRIEHQRRKVKLLSMLDEVDRRYNRYCEQMQMVVNSFDLVMGFGAAAPYTVQAQKAMSRHFRCLKDAVAAQLKHSCEMLGEKDGGASGLTKGETPRLKMLEQSLRQQRAFHQMGMMEPEAWRPQRGLPERSVNALRAWLFEHFLHPYPSDADKHMLARQTGLSRSQVSNWFINARVRLWKPMVEEMYQQEVKVGDDDSENIMDSGDDDTVAQTPTPNAVCNSPTTTVTTTPPPSVTATSADAVVAAAAGKRSEINAAHESDSSQLAINTQYTCHRRGTADSGGGGNVSLTLGLRHAGNLPDQNHFFG